CTTAGCTACGGTTTTCTTGGCAGCAGGTTTTGCAGGTGCAATACCTTCTACCTTAATCTGTGTAAAACCCTGGCGGTGTCCTTGTTTCTTCTGGTAACCCTTGCGGCGTTTCTTCTTGAAGACGATGATTTTCTTAGCGCGACCATGAGCCACAACTGTTCCGTCGATGTCAACATTGGTTAGCACAGGTG
The genomic region above belongs to Candidatus Neomarinimicrobiota bacterium and contains:
- the rplU gene encoding 50S ribosomal protein L21 translates to PVLTNVDIDGTVVAHGRAKKIIVFKKKRRKGYQKKQGHRQGFTQIKVEGIAPAKPAAKKTVAKADAEVKAAKPAAKKATAAKKPAAKKAPAAKKPAVKKAAAKPAAEKGE